A single genomic interval of Centropristis striata isolate RG_2023a ecotype Rhode Island chromosome 8, C.striata_1.0, whole genome shotgun sequence harbors:
- the mlf2 gene encoding myeloid leukemia factor 2 isoform X1 — protein sequence MFRFLNDVDDDPYMISHSHHSMDPFAAHRQQMRLMFGPFGMDPFAIAPQIQPPRAPRRQAGPLAPFGMMGMGGGFMDMFGMMGEMMGNVERMTGSPNCQTFSSSTVISYSSSDAGPPEVYQQTSSTRTGPGGIRETRQSMRDSESGLERLAIGHHIGERGHIMERSRNRRTGDREERQDFINLDETDADAFDEEWRREAGRYVPPTARALEYGRDRRGGGQQLALTAPPTSTTPPGHRHESPRHRQPQTRQRYDW from the exons CTCCCACTCACATCACAGTAT GGATCCATTTGCGGCTCACCGGCAGCAGATGCGGCTCATGTTCGGACCGTTCGGCATGGATCCCTTTGCTATCGCTCCCCAGATTCAACCACCCCGTGCACCACGCAGACAG GCTGGTCCACTGGCCCCGTTCGGCATGATGGGAATG GGTGGAGGCTTCATGGATATGTTTGGCATGATGGGAGAAATGATGGGAAATGTG GAAAGAATGACCGGTTCACCAAACTGTCAGACGTTTTCCTCTTCGACAGTGATCTCCTACTCCTCTTCAGACGCAGGGCCTCCTGAAGTTTATCAGCAGACCAGTAGTACGAGAACAGGCCCTGGAGGG ATCCGTGAGACGCGGCAGTCGATGAGGGACAGTGAGAGCGGCCTCGAGCGTCTCGCCATCGGCCACCACATCGGGGAGCGTGGACATATAATGGAGCGTTCACGAAATCGCCGCACCGGAGACCGCGAGGAACGACAAGACTTCATTAACCTTGATGAGA CTGATGCCGACGCATTTGATGAGGAgtggaggagggaggcaggCAGGTATGTCCCCCCGACTGCCCGGGCGCTCGAATACGGCCGCGATCGACGGGGAGGAGGCCAGCAGCTGGCCCTCACTGCCCCTCCCACCTCAACGACCCCACCAGGCCATCGGCACGAGTCCCCCAGACACCGTCAGCCCCAAACCCGTCAACGTTACGACTGGTGA
- the mlf2 gene encoding myeloid leukemia factor 2 isoform X2, whose amino-acid sequence MFRFLNDVDDDPYMMDPFAAHRQQMRLMFGPFGMDPFAIAPQIQPPRAPRRQAGPLAPFGMMGMGGGFMDMFGMMGEMMGNVERMTGSPNCQTFSSSTVISYSSSDAGPPEVYQQTSSTRTGPGGIRETRQSMRDSESGLERLAIGHHIGERGHIMERSRNRRTGDREERQDFINLDETDADAFDEEWRREAGRYVPPTARALEYGRDRRGGGQQLALTAPPTSTTPPGHRHESPRHRQPQTRQRYDW is encoded by the exons GGATCCATTTGCGGCTCACCGGCAGCAGATGCGGCTCATGTTCGGACCGTTCGGCATGGATCCCTTTGCTATCGCTCCCCAGATTCAACCACCCCGTGCACCACGCAGACAG GCTGGTCCACTGGCCCCGTTCGGCATGATGGGAATG GGTGGAGGCTTCATGGATATGTTTGGCATGATGGGAGAAATGATGGGAAATGTG GAAAGAATGACCGGTTCACCAAACTGTCAGACGTTTTCCTCTTCGACAGTGATCTCCTACTCCTCTTCAGACGCAGGGCCTCCTGAAGTTTATCAGCAGACCAGTAGTACGAGAACAGGCCCTGGAGGG ATCCGTGAGACGCGGCAGTCGATGAGGGACAGTGAGAGCGGCCTCGAGCGTCTCGCCATCGGCCACCACATCGGGGAGCGTGGACATATAATGGAGCGTTCACGAAATCGCCGCACCGGAGACCGCGAGGAACGACAAGACTTCATTAACCTTGATGAGA CTGATGCCGACGCATTTGATGAGGAgtggaggagggaggcaggCAGGTATGTCCCCCCGACTGCCCGGGCGCTCGAATACGGCCGCGATCGACGGGGAGGAGGCCAGCAGCTGGCCCTCACTGCCCCTCCCACCTCAACGACCCCACCAGGCCATCGGCACGAGTCCCCCAGACACCGTCAGCCCCAAACCCGTCAACGTTACGACTGGTGA